The segment GGCTTGGCAATTTATCCTGGCCTTCCCCATCCAGCTGTGGCAGCGGCTGTTGCTGCTGCGCCAGACCCAGCGAACTGGCGCTCAGGCGCAGGCTCTGGCCCAGCGCCAGGTTGACGTCACCATCGACGCTGAGCATGCCGTTCACATGCATGGCCAGGTTATCGAAGCCGCCGGCCTTCACGCGGTCGGCGCCCAGGCGCGCACTGCCGTAGCGCAAAGCCTCATCCTGCTGGCCGGCGCGCAAACCGGCCGGCAGGACGCTGTCGCCCTGCACTTGCGCCAGCACGAATTCGCGCGGCACCCGCACCGCATTGTCGACGCCATCGTCTTCCAGCGTCAGGCGGTTCACCTGGCCGTAATTGGGCGTGTCGAGCGCCATCGCCAGGGTGCCGCCGGCCACCGCGCGCAGCGTGCCATCGGCAAAAATGCCGTTGTACGAACTGAGCGAAATCAAACCGCCGCTGCCGGCCACGTTGACGGCGCCCTGGTTCGGCAAGTCCAGCGTGGCTTGCGCGCCGCTGGCATCGAGCAGCGCGCCCGGGCGCACGACGACAAAAGCGTCGGCCGCGTCGACGCTGGCCGCATCGGCCTTGTAGCGGGCGCCGATCTCGATGCTGCCGCCCTTGTCGGCGCGGCCATAACGGCCACCGCGCATGTCGGTGGCGACGGTGGCGCGGCCGGCCACGTCAAGCACCGCGTGTTCGCCGATCCAGATCGACGTGGCTTGTCCCTTGCCGTTCGGCACATCGGCATCGCTGCCCGTGCCCAAGGTGCCGGGCAGCACGGCGATCTTGCCGCCCCAGGCATCGAGGCGGCCATCGATGCTGACCTGGCCATTGCTCGTCATGCTGATCTGGCGGCCCGGATCGACCGTGACGACGGCGCCTTGCGCCACCGCCAGTGCGCCCTTCACGTACGGGCTGCCGGCCGTCAGCGTCAGGTCGGCGCCGGCGCGCTGCGTCAAGCGGCCCTTGCGCGCATCTTCCTGGTACAGCTCCGGCGTCCACACTTCCAGCGCGGCAGCCGGATCGGTACCACTCGCCACCGCGTGGCCGGTGGCGGGATTGAAGCGCAGCACGGGCATCTTCACATCGATATGCGCATCCTTGACCACCACGACGCCGTCGCGGCCCGTGACGGCGTAGTCGGCAAAGCCGCTCTGGAACAGGCTGGCGTCCAGCGACAGCATGGGCTGCACGGCAACGTCGCGCCCCAGCATGGTGCCGGTCGGCAGCAGCACGCCGCGCGGCGCGCGCACGTCATCGGCGGCGATGCTGCCGGCCGCATACTGCGTCGTTACCGGCACGATGGGCAAGCCATTCGGAAAAGCCGCCGCCGAAACCTCAAAGCCCGTAGCGAGGCCATTGATGGCCGTCACCACGCTGCCGGCCGGCGCGATGGAGCCGCTCCAGACATACGTCGTGCCGTTGATGAAGAAGCTCGCGCCCGGCGGCACCAGCAAATCACTCCCCAGCACCAACGGTTTCTGCGTTGACACGTCCACCGTCACGGGCATGCTCAAGGTCTGGCCCGGCTTGATCACGCTGGTGCTGAGCGCGAAATCGAAGGGAATCTTCTCGCCCTTGGCAATCAAAAACTCATCGGCCAGGCGCAGGCCGACGGGGGCGCTGCTTCCTCCTGGCAGCACGTCGCCGTCCTGCAGCTTGCCGCCGATGCTGACGGCCGTGCCGCTGTCGATCATCAGGCGTCCGCCGCCCTTCACGCCGTGGCCGCGCAACTCGCCGTCAAGCTTGAGCACGGCGCCCGTCGGCGTTTTTTCGCGCGGCAAGTCGACGGCCAGGGCGATGTCGCCGCCGCGCCCACCCTGCAGGCTGCCATTGCTCATCAAAGCAGCGCCCGACGAAACGTCGATCACGCTGCCGCCGGCCAGCTCGATGCCGCCCGAACTCTTCAACGTGACCTTGCCGCCATTCACGTACGGCAGGCCGGCGACCGCGCCCGGGTCCAGTTCCAGGTTGCTCCACAGACCGCGCGCATCGAGACGCACGCCGGGCGCCACGCGCACGCCTGCCGGGCTCGTGGCGCGCCCTTCCGGCGACACGGGCCCATCGATCCACACGGCGCCCATGTTCGCCTGGTAGCGCGAGACCATATTGCCGACGGCGATGCTGCCGCTGCGCGCGCTCACGTTCGCCTTGATAGCCACGTCGGTGGCGTGCAGGGCGATGTCGCCGCCATCGGCCACGCGCACGTCGGCGTTGACGTCGAGCTTGTCGTAGGCATAGATATTCAGGGCGCCCAGCTCCAGGCCGTTGAGCCAGTCCGCATCGAGCTGCAGGGTCTTGGCGCGCGCGGCCGGCAAAGCTGCACTGAGCAGCTGGCCATCGGCGACGGACGCCACCTTGCCGATCTCGACGTTTTCCAGCACGGCTTGCGGGCTGTCGCGCAACTGGCCCGCCTTCGGGTCGAAGACGGGCGTCATTTTGCCGACGATCAATTGACCGGCGCGCGCGGCCGAGGTCTGCGCCTGCTTGTAGCCATCGACGCCGTCGTCGCGCTTGCGCTGCTGGCGCTCGCCCTGGAACACGGACGTGTCGACATCGCCTTCCAGCACGGCGGCGCCCGTGGAGACGACCAGGCGGCCCGCATCGCGGCCCACCGTGTAGCCGTTTTCCAGGCGCTCGCGCGGACCGATCAAGGCATTCGCATGGGTTTCCGTCGTGTTCGCGCCCCAGCGCGCATGCGTGCTTTCATAACCGCGGTACAAGCCCGTGTACAGATTGTCGCCGGGGGCAGTGCTCAGCTTGTACATCGCGCCATCGGCGCCTTTCAGCCACGTCTGCTTGACCATGCCCGTCTGCACGTCCAGCGAACCGCCGGCGATGTTGATGCGCGAACCGGCCTGCGTCACCACTTCGCCGCCGCCAAAGCCGACGGTGCCGCCCTGGGCCGCCCATTCGCCGATGCCGTGGCCGCTGGTGTTCAGGTAGCCGCTCACTTCCAGCAGGCCGCCGGCCGTGTACCAGCGGTCCGTGGCGTAGCCGTTGGTGCCGGCCGGCACCAGCACCAAGTCGCGGCGGTCGACCCACACGTCGCTGTTGTTCAGGTATTTGGCGTCGCGGCTGCCCGGCGCGTCGCGCTGTTCGTTGCCCTGCACGTTGATCAGCACATTGTTGCTGCTCATGTCGACCTTCACGCCGACGGCGCCAGACACATCGATGGCGGCGTCGCGCGCCACGTGGCTGCGGCGGGCCGCATCGGCCAGCACCTGGCCGCCCGTGGCCAAGGTCAGCGAATCGCCTTCGAACTCGATGTTGCCGGCGGAGACGATGCGCACCAGCGACTGGTCGCGCCGGTCCTGCGGCGTGTCCGTGCCCTTGCCCGTGTCTTTCAGCAAGGTGTCGCGCTGCACGTCGAGCGCCGTGGCGCCGTTGTCGTCGATGACAATGGCGCTGACGCTGCCGCGCGCCAGGGTGACGGCGGCGTTCTCGCCCGCCGCCGCCAGGTGGATCGTGCCGCGGCCATCGACGGTCGTGCTCGACAACAGCACGCCATCTTGGCGCACGCTGTTGCCGCTGAGCGTGATGTCGCCCGTGGCCGCCTGGATCAGGCCGTTATTCACGACGCTGCCGGCTCCGCTGTCGGCCACGCGAAGCATCTCGACTTCATTGCCGCGCGTGCTCGAATACGGGTTCTTGTCCGTGCCCATGCCCTGGCGCACGGCGATGGCGTCGCCGGCCGCCAAGGTGGTCTGGCCATTCGGCGTGGTGATGGCGCCCGCATTCTCGACGGCGCGGCCGGCCAGCAGCACATAGCCGCCGCCTTCCGTCACCGTCTGCGGCTTGCGCGTGTCGATGCGCGCGCCGGCGGCGACGACGACGTCCGCCTCGGCCGCCGCATGCGTAAAGGTATTCTGGCCCAGCAGCAAATCGTTCGCGAAGGTCGGCACGGCGCCCGTGCCCTGCGTCTTGCCGTACAAGCCGCTCTTGAACTGGCTGTCGCTCATGCCCATGGCGGCGGCGGCCAGGTTGCGCGTATCGACCTGGCTGCTGCCCGCAAACACGATGCCGTTGCGGTTGACGATCATCACCGTGCCGTCGGCCTTGATCTGGCCCTGGATCTGGCTGGGGCGCGCCAGCGGATCGTTGACGCGGTTCAACACGGACCAGTGCGATTTCTGGTCGAACTGCAAGGTGGTGTTCTTGCCGACATTAAAACTTTCCCAGTTCAAAATCGCCTTGTCGTCCGTCTGCGCGACCTTCACGACGGTCTTGCCGTCGGCCTGGGTTTGCACGGGAGCCTGGGCGTTGAGCCAGCCCGCCGTCAGGCTGTTGCTGTCGACCTGCAAGCCGCCCTTGACGAGGCCGTCGGGCGCGCCGCCGGCCGCCAGCGCCGCCTGGCGCGCGGCCGCCTGCACCGCCTGTTCGGCGGCGATGCCGCGCGCGGTCAGCAACAAGTTGTTCAGCGATTGCTGCAGCTTGCCTTCGGCCTTTTGCTGCTGCAGCAAAGGGTTGTTCAGCGAGGTGGCCGGCTGGCCATTCGGCAAGCGTCCCGTAGCGGTGGCCGTGCCCTGCTGCGCTCCCTTGCCCGCAAACCAGGCGCCGCTGAACGGCTGCTGCGCCTGCGCGCCGCCTGCCTGCAGCAGCATGGCGATGGCCAGCGCCAGCGGTTTCAAGCGCACCGGGCGCCCGTTGTGGCTGCCCGCCATGGAGGAGGAGGATGCGTGTTTCGTGACCGACTTGCTTCGCTGCATGGCGACATTCCCTTTTCATGTTCCGTTGCTGACCGATATCGCGAAGGGCAAGCGGCACGCACGGGGGCGGGCGGCAAGCACTGATTCGCGGCTTCCAGCAGCATTGACAGGGAACAAGGTCCGGGACTGCAAAAGGTCATGAAAATGTCATAATTGGCTGAGCACCCCGGCGCGCCAAGGCGGGGCTCAGCCGAACAGCACGATGCCGCCCGGCAAACGCGTCACGCGCGCGCCATACGCGTCCTGGATCAGGGCGATCACGTCATCGAGGCGGTCGAGCGAAAAGCTCGCTTGCACGCGCGCGTGTTTCAAGGCGTCGCCATTGAGGATCAGCTTGCCGGGGCGGTAGCGGTTCACTTCATCCACCACCTCGGCCAAAGTGCTTTGCTTGAAGACCAGCAGGCGCTGGCGCCACGCGCTGACGTCGCTTTTCGCCACCGCGCGGGCGATGCCGAAATGCTCGGGCCGGTAGCGCAGCTGCTGGCCGGCCGCCAGTTCCGCATCGTTGCCGGCCTGCGCCACGCGCAAGCGGCCCGCCAGGCACGTCACGCACACTTCCTGGCCAAACAGGCGGATATTGAAACGCGCGTTGCCGGCCGACACCGTGCCGTCGCCCGCCTGCACGCGCACGCTTGCCGCGCCGCGCAAGCCAGCCTGGAATTCCGCTTCGCCGGCCAGCAGCACCAGCGACGCGGCGCCGTCCTGCACGGGCGCCGCGTCGAGCCGCGTCTGCGTATTCATCTGCACCAGCACGCCGCCATCGAGCGCCACTTCGCGCTGCTCGCCCGTGCCCGTGGCGTAGTCGGCGGCAAGCCCGGCCACAGCCGGCCACAGGTCCGTCGGCGGGCGCAGCACCAGCAAGCCCAGCGAGGCGGCGACGGCGACACCAAGCCAGGCGCGCCGCGCCACGTTGACAGGCGCCTGCGCCCGCTTGACGGCGCGCGCGGCCGGCGCCATGGCGTCCCACACGGCGCGCGCTTCGGCAAAGGCCGTCGCATGCCTGCGGCTGCGCGCGCACCAGTGGCGAAACACTTGCGCGTCGCGCTCGCTGACCTGGCCCGAGGCCAGACGCACGACCCACGCCTGCGCTTCCTTCTGGATGACACCCATATCGTCTTCCGCTTGTTCAGTCATGATGTTTAGACGTTTTTCCCGCGCCGGGACCGAAGCGCTGGATGAAATCGCGTCCCATGCGTTCGCAGCAATGTTCGAGTCCCGCGCGCAATTCCTTCTCCACGGTGCGGGCGGAAATGCCGAAGCGCTCGGCGATGTCGCGGTGCGGCAACTGGTCGACGCGGGCGGCGATGACGATGGCGCGCCGGCGTTTCGGCAACTCCTGCAAAGCCCGTTCCAGTTCCTCGAGTTCGGCGCGCGCGCTGAAGGTGCGGGCCGGGTCGGCCAGCTCATCGGCCATCTCGTACAGGTCGTCGATATCGGGCAGGCTGAGCAGACGCGCATTGTCGCGGCGTTGATCTTCCGCAATGTTGATGGCGATGCGCATCAGGTAGGCGGACGGGTAGCTGATCGCCTCGGGCGCCGTCATCTTTTCCACTCTTAAATAGGTTTCATGCAGCGCGTCATTGGCCAGGTCTTCCGAGCCCAGGCGGCGCTGCAGGTGGCGGCGAAACTGTCCGTAGCGTTCCAGGAACAGCTTGCGCAGGGTGGTTTTGAGCAATTCCGACATGGTCAGGGCGCCCCGGCCACGAGGTAGGGCGCGCAATCGGCGCCTGGGTCGGGCCGCGGCGTCAGTAAAATCGTCAGCGGCTGCGGCAAGCCGGCCGGCGGCGCGCCATCCATCAGCAGGCTGCGCAGGCGCTGCAGCACGGCGCGGTCGCGCTGTTCCACGCCGCTCGGCACGAGCACGTGCACGTCGCGCACCTTGCCCCGTTCGTCAAGCCACAACTGGAAGGCCAGGCGGTAGCGGCCGAAAGCGTCCGGATGCAAGCGGCACAGGGCGCGCGTGAGCGAGCGCTGCAGGACCGCCGCATAGCCTTGCAATGGTGCGCTGGCGGGAGCGGCTTCGGCCGGCACGGGCGGCGCCACAGGTGCATCGGCCAGCGCCAGCAAGGTAAACGCATTGCTGCCGCTGAAACGGGCGCCCAGCTGGGTTCCGACCAGCAAACGCTGCAACGCTTCGGCCGGCGTGTAGTCGCCGCGCACGGGCGCAGCCACTCTGCCGGCCGCCAGCTGGCTGCTGACGAGCACGGAATACCCGGTCACTTCGCCAAACGCCACCAGGGCCGCATCGAGCGGCTGGGCGGGCAAGTCGAAATGCATGCCCGCGTGCGCGCTGGCGTCAGCGCCGTCCGCACTGGCGGCCGGCCGCACGAATGTCATCAAGGTCATGAATGTCATCAGCAAGCAGGCGGACAGGGCATTGCCCGTTGCGGCGTGGCGGTGGCTTAGTGTCATTTTCCAGGGGAATCAACGAGAACCTGCGCATGAAGTGTCTTGTCTGCAATGTTGTCTGCAGAATGGCAAGATGGTAGCTTCATAAAATGACAACTGCATGACATGGCGCCAGCCCGCATTCCGGCCCGTGTCATCGCCGCGACACATGCCCCTGCTATGCTGGACGCTGATTCCACCGCTCCGGGAGCCGCCATGGCACGCCTGTTCTTGACTGTTTTACTTGCCTGCGCCGCCCTGCCCGCGCAGGCGGACGAGCACACCGTCGTCGTGCAAGCTCCCGCGCCGGAGAAGGGCTGCGTGGAGGTGGAAGTGCATGGCCAGCGCGCGCAATCGATATCTTGCTTGAGCGAAAAATTATTGCCAAATGGCAACACCATGAACCGGCAGCCGCCCGCCCTGTCCGGCGCGGAGGCGGTCATGCAACGCCCGTCGAACCAGCTGGGACTGTACAACCGCGCCGCCCTCGAACACCGCATGGGCAATGCCTTTGGCAAATCCGTCACGCCGCAGCGCCCGAGCACGCCGCCGCCCGCCAGCCCGCTGCTGCCGCCGCGCTGACCTTGTTGTCAACGCACAGTCCATTTGCGCTGTCAAGATTGCGCAATCGCGCCGATTGCGTATCATTCCAGGCTTGATCGCTCTGGAAACAACCATGCTGCCCACTATCGAACAACGCCTTGCCCTTGAACTTGCCGCCAAACCGGTGCAGGTTGCCGCCGCCATCGAACTGCTCGACGAAGGCGCCACCGTGCCCTTCATCGCCCGTTACCGCAAGGAAGCGACCGGCGGCCTCGACGATATCCAGCTGCGCCTGCTCGAAGAGCGCCTGCGCTATCTGCGCGAGCTGGAAGAGCGGCGCGCCGCCATCGTGGCGTCGATCACGGAACAGAACAAGATGACGCCCGAGCTGCTCGACGCCGTCATGCACGCGGAAGACAAGACGCGCCTGGAAGACTTGTATCTGCCGTACAAGCAAAAGCGCCGCACGAAGGCGCAGATCGCCATTGAAGCGGGCCTGATGCCGCTGGCCGACGGCTTGCTGGACAATCCGGAATTGACGCCGGAAACGGAAGCGGGCAAGTTTCTGCGCGACGCGTTTACTAGCGCCGACGGCAACAACCCGGGCGTGGCGGACACCAAGGCGGCCCTCGACGGCGCGCGCCAGATCCTGATGGAACGTTTCGCCGAAGACGCGACCCTGCTGCAAACCTTGCGCGAATACGTGCAGGAACACGGC is part of the Janthinobacterium sp. 67 genome and harbors:
- a CDS encoding FecR family protein, whose product is MTEQAEDDMGVIQKEAQAWVVRLASGQVSERDAQVFRHWCARSRRHATAFAEARAVWDAMAPAARAVKRAQAPVNVARRAWLGVAVAASLGLLVLRPPTDLWPAVAGLAADYATGTGEQREVALDGGVLVQMNTQTRLDAAPVQDGAASLVLLAGEAEFQAGLRGAASVRVQAGDGTVSAGNARFNIRLFGQEVCVTCLAGRLRVAQAGNDAELAAGQQLRYRPEHFGIARAVAKSDVSAWRQRLLVFKQSTLAEVVDEVNRYRPGKLILNGDALKHARVQASFSLDRLDDVIALIQDAYGARVTRLPGGIVLFG
- a CDS encoding RNA polymerase sigma factor, which translates into the protein MSELLKTTLRKLFLERYGQFRRHLQRRLGSEDLANDALHETYLRVEKMTAPEAISYPSAYLMRIAINIAEDQRRDNARLLSLPDIDDLYEMADELADPARTFSARAELEELERALQELPKRRRAIVIAARVDQLPHRDIAERFGISARTVEKELRAGLEHCCERMGRDFIQRFGPGAGKTSKHHD
- a CDS encoding secretin and TonB N-terminal domain-containing protein is translated as MTLMTFVRPAASADGADASAHAGMHFDLPAQPLDAALVAFGEVTGYSVLVSSQLAAGRVAAPVRGDYTPAEALQRLLVGTQLGARFSGSNAFTLLALADAPVAPPVPAEAAPASAPLQGYAAVLQRSLTRALCRLHPDAFGRYRLAFQLWLDERGKVRDVHVLVPSGVEQRDRAVLQRLRSLLMDGAPPAGLPQPLTILLTPRPDPGADCAPYLVAGAP